CTGCTCGATCAAGTCTCGTTGGGCCGATGTCCGACAGGTCCGGCGCGATCACCACATCAGCCTCGATTATCCGCTGGCGGAGTATGGCGAGTTGCATGAGCTCCACGGCGGTCGTGATGACCTCGAACACGTTGGTCACCGGTTCCCTCCTGCGCCTGTCAGGAACTCCCGCCACGTTGCCTCCTGCGGACACGGCGATGACGAAGTCGGCGCCCATCCGCCGCGTCAACCCAGCCGGGACCCTGTCCAGGACCGCGCCGTCCACAAGCAAGCGACCCCCGACCCTCACCGGCGCCACGATGCCCGGCACCGCTATGCTCGCGCGGATGGCCAGCGCCACCTCGCCTTCGGTCAGGAGGACTTCCTCACCTGTCTCTATGTCAACAGCGGTCGCGCCGAAAGGAAACGGAAGGTCTGCGAACGACATCCCTCGGGTCAGGACCCTCAGAAACTCGTGGATTCTGTCTCCCGCGATGAGCCCCATGCGGGGAAAGCAGAAGTCCACGAGGTGATCCCATTTGATGCGTGTCGCAAGGCGCTCCATCATGCCGAGGTCGCGGCATGCAGCATAGACGCCGCCTACGAGCGCACCCGCGCTCGACCCGACTATCACGTCGACGGGCACACCGTGCTCCTCTAAGACCTGCAGGACACCTATGTGGGCAAGCCCTCGCGCCGACCCCGCGCCGAGGGCCAAGCCGATCTTCGGCCGAGGGCTTCCGGTGAGTGCCATCCGACCACCCCACAGAATAGGTTTACTAAGCGGGCAAAGCCCATATTCCGCTGGCCTAGGGTTTAGGTAGGGCCTTTCAGGCCTACCGAAAACGCCGCCGTCGGCGCGACCGGGCGGCCCTGACGGGGTCGCTGCCCTTTGCTTTGGCCGCGGCTTAAGGAAGGGACGCGGCGCTTTAGCATAGCACTTGCCCACTCTCAATATACATATAGGGACAACCGGAGAACAACGCGGCGTGTATCGGGAGCTTGGCTCGGTTACGCCGCGAGAGGTCGCGGAGGTAAGCACGCCATGAGTGGTCGAACCCCCACAAGCCGGCGGGCAGTGTATCTCGTAGCCGCGTGCGCTCTTTTCGTCAGCGCGGCCATACTCCTTTACCCTCACGTCGCATTTGAGGCTTCGGTGCAGGGCCTGCGAGTCTGGTGGCAGATCGTTTTCCCGGCGCTGCTTCCGTTCTTTGTCGCAGCCGAGGTGCTCATGGCGCTCGGCGTCGTCCACTTTCTCGGCGTGCTCCTCGAGCCGCTCATGAGGCCGCTGTTCGACGTGCCGGGGGTGGGAGCCTTTGCGCTGGCAATGGGGCTTACAGGGGGTTATCCAATCGGGGCTCGCATCACCGCGAACCTCAGAAAGCAGAACCTGTGTAACCAGATTGAAGGAGAGCGTCTGGTAAGTTTTACCAACACGGCCGACCCGCTTTTCATGGCCGGCGCAGTAGCGGTAGGCATGTTCGGTGTGCCGTCCCTCGGCCTCACCATCTGCGCAGCTCACTACATTTCCGCGGTCATCGTTGGGGTACTCCTGCGTTTCCACGGGGGACCCCAGCCCCGTCGCGTCCCGCCCCAGGGCAAACGGGAGAACATCCTC
Above is a genomic segment from Bacillota bacterium containing:
- a CDS encoding patatin family protein — its product is MALTGSPRPKIGLALGAGSARGLAHIGVLQVLEEHGVPVDVIVGSSAGALVGGVYAACRDLGMMERLATRIKWDHLVDFCFPRMGLIAGDRIHEFLRVLTRGMSFADLPFPFGATAVDIETGEEVLLTEGEVALAIRASIAVPGIVAPVRVGGRLLVDGAVLDRVPAGLTRRMGADFVIAVSAGGNVAGVPDRRRREPVTNVFEVITTAVELMQLAILRQRIIEADVVIAPDLSDIGPTRLDRAAEIIERGRTAARAALAGIQKRLEGAPVC